The genome window CAGTAATATTAAGCATTAGACACCACTGAGAGACAAGACCAACCTGTAACGAACGTGCCATATTCCCCCCATGGCTTGCCAAGAACACTCTACTTCTGAGACAAACAATGTAATCTAGTGCTGCCATAATGGATGGTTTATCCTTAATTCCATCTAGTTCTTGAGGATTTGCGAGGTCCCATTTGTTGAACAAGTTTGGGTACTGAGACTCGAGTGGTTGCAATGCTTTTACTCCTCCAAATGGCTCACCACCAGCCCAGTAAATTCTTATATTTCTTGGTGCACCAAGTCCTTTGAGCAACCTGAACAAAGACAAAAACATTAAACTTAGAATGGATGGAtccgttaacatgatggatatgaATGAGAACAAATGACAAGTAGTCTTGAAGTTGACCTGGATATCTCATTGGCGTTCAGGGGGCAAAGACCTGCATGAGAACGCTCTTGAGCAGTGAGCTTGGAACGTGAAGTCAGGAGATGAGGTTTGGAAGAACGTATTCTTTCTATTGCAAGGTCTGCTTCGATACCCAATCCTGAGTGACACCCTGTCCTCACCCACACATCCTTCTCTAGACGAAGGTGCAAGGCCAAGAAGGGTCCTTCTTCCTCCATTCTCTCAACAAAACTATTCGCCAGTGACTCGATCCATGGCTTGAATCTTAAAGCCTCAAAAGCCACCTGCACGGTACAGCGAGTGATCAATTACTCGAGTCATGTCGCTGTGGCTATAGTGACCACGATATGAAACCACCTTGCACCGAAGCTTTTGTAGATCGACACTGAGATGCTTTGCGAGCCTGGAGTCAAATGCTCGGAGAAGCAAGACGGTGTCGCGGTCAAGCTGTACAAACCAGTCATGGATGCAATGCAAGTTAGACACTCATTTCATTTATATTGCATTACGTGTTTGCATATGGTTTTGCATGTTATGGAATACGTAGATGTATAATAAGTGTACACACGGATAGATATATTATGAAGCGCAATGATACACATGCAATAAGTATCTTATAGCTGCAAATGTCAAACCTTTTTCTCAGATCAAGGAGTGAAAAAAGGACAAACTTATAGCTAATTATCTAAGCATCTTCGTCTTCAAGTCCtctcgaagaaaaaaaaaataaattaaaggactaAAAGGAActcatatcatataattaaacGAGTCATTCGTATTCTACTTCACTTAGAATAGTAATACCTTCTGCTAAGGGTTAATGGTGACACACCTTGCTCGAGTAATTACTCCGAATCCAGCCCTCGTCGGCATTGAACGGCATCGACGGCGCCCTAACTCGCCGTTTTCTTATGTGCGTCGCCGGCAACGACGAGACCACCACCACATCATCCTTCAACGTCTTCTTGAAACGCTCAACATCAAATATATCACCAAATTCACTGCGCTACAAAAGGCATCCCCAAAGCATTAGCTCTTCGTGCGTGTCAACTCAGACAAGGGGAAGCCAATCTGCAGAACCGACCACGCACGGACCTGTCGTCACCCCAAACTTGGTTGACCTGAAACACCGGGACGACGAGCACCGCCTCCAGGATCCTGGCGACCACCACGGCGTCGATGATCTGGTTTCGCTGCTGGTTCAGCCCTCCCGAGACCACCACCAGCATGTACTTCCCCGAGATCGACGCATGGCGGTGCGGCTCGCTGTAGTTGGTGCACGGCACGAGCTGCGGCACCTCCGACTGCGCCCATTTCCAGAACTCGTCTACGGGTCCCCGTCGGGGCCTCCAGCTCAGCCTGACATGGTGGAGGTGAGGAGAGCAGGAGATGGGGAGGGAGGGGTGGAGCTGGGATATACTGAGCAGTGCCCAGAAGGCCAGAAAGGGAAGCAAGCAGCGGCCGGCACGGAgaggagaggggaggaggagCTTGTAGATTGATGCTCCGGGTGATCTTAGAAATGGTTTGAGGGATAAGGGCTTCCGTGTGACGGAGATGTAGGTGTGGGGGGGCATGGCTTGGAGTTGTGCTCAGCCGTTACAGGTTGAGACTTTATACACTGAAACGGATGCCTATAATCCAACGGAAGGAGATTTGATAGCTTGCACTCAGGTTCTTATACCATTGGAAGACAACAAAAGAaacgggaagaagaagaagaagaagagaggctgagGGTCGGTGTCTTTGAGGAAGAGGGATTCATTAAAGTTGCTACTAGTTCTATAATAACATGTCTCTGTGCTGGTAATTTTTTATGTTCTGGTTTCAAATTGATGTcttaagctctctctctctcttcttgtatGCGTTTGACCTTGACTTGATTAGCAGGGGAAGGTAGCAACTGTGGCCTTTGATCAAAGTTGAGATGAATCTGGGGAGAAGAAAACAAAAGCTTATTGTTAAAGGGTTGCATGATCTTGCATTATCATTCATTGTAGTGAACCCACATTTGCTGATCCTTGTGCACAAGATAAGTCCTATAAATGAAGGAGAGGATCCAAAGAATTTGATATCAGAGACTTCAAACACAGGAGACAGAGAAAAGTTGAGATTCTTTTATCGAGTGTCAGAACCGTGGCATGTGAATTTCCATCCTTCATGTTGCAGAGTCAAAATAATGGCATCAGCATCAATTTGTCAACATTATTAATATCAACCATGCAATAATTTCTCGCATCATATTATTGTTAGAATAGCCACATTTTGACAGCTATCCACATTAATGGGATCACACTACGGGATCCATTGTGCCGATGACATTGGTGCTCCACTCGTCTCTACGCTGAATGAATAGTGACTCATTCAATAATATTCATGGTATCGTAAAAAATAATCTCTAAATGAAATGATTCTAAAGTATTCTCATCCTCGAGTCTTTAAATGAAATAACGAGGCACCATTACGGAGGAAGACAAAGCTTCATCTTTTAATGTCGTAAGGTCAATGAGTGATGCAGATTTGATCTCTAATGGAGCCACTAAAACGTGGGATCTTCTAAACAAAGTAATGTGGCAGCGAAACATACGGGGCTTCCTGTCCTCGCCACCGATGTGGTTCTCTTAAATGCTTGTCGAACGTGGTGGACACTCACTTCTAAGTTGTAGGTGGATGATTTAGGCATAAACTCGCGGATAGATATATGCCTCAAAATGTGCTCCTTGTGTCAGAAGCTTCATAAGACCCACCAAATATATGGCCGAGAAGTAAGAAAAGGACGTACACCAATCACCAACAACAGTTTCTTCGAAGCTAAGACAAGAATAGAACAAGCATTCGGTAGCCCAAATTATACAGTGGAAGTGATGAACTAAAGTTttactttcttttattttttttctttttataattcaTGAACATCAATCAACTTTGATCAATAAAAACTTTTTTTTCGTCAATAAATTTTAATCAAAACAGGTCCAAATTTGATGATGTGACTGAAATATTAGTCATGATTTTTCTATATTGGTGATGTGACAGGATTGACATGGTCAACACGTCCACTCCATGAGACATGATAGACCAGCCAACCTTGTGTGGTGTATCTTCCGCCAAAAATTATTGTCAACAAAAAAGACTCATTCTATGCCTAAATTATGGTTTCACCGAAGAGCAAAAAATATTTCTCTACAACTTAGATATGGCAGATTTTGACATTTCATAACACTATGATGGTTAATGGGAGGAATGAAATGTTTAGAATTGTTGGTGAACTCACACGCCGTCATCGAGGAGTCAGCATGATTTGATTCACGGATTGATGTTTGAAGTTTTCAATGCTCAAGAGCGCATCTCTCAGTCAATTGGAGGAAGTGCCAAGATCGACCAAGATCGGATGGCCGCATCTTTAGTGCGGGATTGAGCTGGCTTGGGGGTGATCGCGTTCTTGCATACAGACTCGAGTCGAGAGATTCCCGACTTGGGCCCCTCGTAGATTAAGTCAAtggcttttctctttttttctcccCCCTTGGTTAGATGTCGGTCGgaggcttttatactattgttCGAAGGCCAATCGTACATAGATTTGATGTGGCGATCGTTGTTCGATATGCACGGAATGATGCCATGTGGTGTtgtcccgagctttccgggacaAGACTTGCCAAGAGAACGTCTTCTTGTATGGGCTTAGGCTCGACATGGGAGGGAGGCAACCCTTGCGTGGAATCCGTAGGGGTGTGACATAGTGTGAATCATGATGTGACAAAGATTCGAAATATGTTTTATCAATAACCGATAGATTTATCAAAATCGTGTCGGGGTTGTCTCACTGTGCCACCGATCCTTATTTTAGTCGATAGGTCGGTAGGGACGGAGAATGAGCAAATACATTGAGTTGATTAAAACCTAATGAAAATGgtaatgtttttcttctttttctcatacctataataaaaaaaaaatctaaatgacattgagaaaaaaaattgttatttttgaaacaaataaataattgaaAGTATTTTACTATCTTTGAAAAACTCAAACAGTTTAATTAATGAGCTAACCAATTTGATTCTTGATTTTTCTGATCCGATCGGTCATATAGGTTTAGATTTATAACTCTAATAAAGAGTATGCCTTCACGAATCAACAACTCAATGGCACCAAAAGGATTATTGTTAGATCAATTTGGTTGAGGTTATATTATTTTTGGTGGGTGTTCAAATCGGTTCCAATCGAATCAaattaaaatttgatttaattaggttaaaaataagatatatttgAATCGAAATTGTTTCATACCTACCTAATTGAATTAGTTCAAAAATAGATTAatcaatttatcatttttaataatttaaaattatatatttaattaaattgaaTTAAAATATCGATCTAATTAAACCGACATAATAAGATTTATGAAATGAAACCCACGTCATTTatgaaattataaaattaaaattgagttgacattattaCTAGAGCCTTTGGACCGATTTAATTAAATCGATCGAACTAATTATGAGCTTAAGACAATAAATTTGATcacaataattttttaaattaaaatcaatttGATTTGGTTCGATTGACCGAATTAAGGAAAATTAATCTTGAACTAAAATAATGTATAACTTTCAAAATTAAACCGATCTAAAATCTATTCGGATTACCCTTTCGTCATAAGCAGCATAATATGTCAACATTTGTGGTTCGAGAAAATGTTACGTCATATTTCGTTGGGTTTTGTCGTTAGAAGAGTTAATGACATGGTGGCTTCGTGGAATATTTCAGTCAAAGAGATAAATCAAATATTTCTCGAGTTAAATTAAGATATTCCATTTAACTTAACCCTGTCTAATAtgaaatattaattaaattaagatataaaaatccattggaatagaagaaatcagtatTTAAGTCAGCTTTAATCGGGTTAAAACAAAGTACgatgaaaaattatatatatactcTCTCAAAATTAACGTATTTTTATTATCTTCAGAGAGTTCAATTCGATCGACTTCATGCAATTAATGCAGTCAAAGGATGTAAATTGAAATAAAGGTGTTcgagaaaataagaaaaaaaaccaAAACTAGAAAAAGAGACGACGAAATTATATTACAGAGACAAAATCTAATTATCCAAAACCATCAAATCATTATAATATCAAAATCAACGGAGTAACAAAGAAGCACATCCAAAGAAGGATACAATCTTACAAAACAATCTAATTTTATATACACAAAAAAAAGGCTTATTTCCAACAATACTAACTCAAACTTTTCCACCAAGGAAAGCTCTCACTTCTCCTGTGGGGCCAAATAGGTATTTTGTCTAATTGGCTTCGTCGCCGTCAAAGTGGACGACTAAAAATCATAAAATGTAACTACGACAGATGCACGTCATATTTTACATGACGACAATGCGTTTGGTGCACTGTGCTGCTCCCATATATTAGACACCGAAACGTCGGCACGGCTCCCAATATTCTCGTTTCAGTTCAGTCACCAAATGAGAAACCAAGCGGGACCTTTTTCTCGGTTGCTCTCATCCAAAAGTCTGATGACTCGAAGTCAAGGTTAGAACAGGCATCACAAAATGGCGTGCACGGTGGCAACGTATCCTAATTGTTCTTCGACTTCCTAATCAAAGATGATAAGATC of Musa acuminata AAA Group cultivar baxijiao chromosome BXJ1-7, Cavendish_Baxijiao_AAA, whole genome shotgun sequence contains these proteins:
- the LOC103992174 gene encoding O-fucosyltransferase 24; this encodes MPPHTYISVTRKPLSLKPFLRSPGASIYKLLLPSPLRAGRCLLPFLAFWALLSISQLHPSLPISCSPHLHHVRLSWRPRRGPVDEFWKWAQSEVPQLVPCTNYSEPHRHASISGKYMLVVVSGGLNQQRNQIIDAVVVARILEAVLVVPVFQVNQVWGDDSEFGDIFDVERFKKTLKDDVVVVSSLPATHIRKRRVRAPSMPFNADEGWIRSNYSSKLDRDTVLLLRAFDSRLAKHLSVDLQKLRCKVAFEALRFKPWIESLANSFVERMEEEGPFLALHLRLEKDVWVRTGCHSGLGIEADLAIERIRSSKPHLLTSRSKLTAQERSHAGLCPLNANEISRLLKGLGAPRNIRIYWAGGEPFGGVKALQPLESQYPNLFNKWDLANPQELDGIKDKPSIMAALDYIVCLRSRVFLASHGGNMARSLQGHRTFIGSGKNIKPKKKLLVQLFLDGSLTDAEMRNRIQHIHRESTDLSSIMKNQSKIDVIAFPTPYCMCSGGRSSNVSASN